The window GACCAGCCAAACCAGCTCATGCCGATCGGCTCCTCAGGCATCAGCTTGTAGGCGCGTTCAAAGTACACCTCTGCCTTGCGATACTCCTGCTGGTTGAAAAGAATCTCACCTGCGATCAACAGCGTGGACCTGTGAAACTGATCAATCTTGAGCACTTCCCGCGCCTCGCGCAGCACGTCCTCCGGCTTTATCTGGGCTTGATAGACATTCATCATGCCTAGATGCGGCGTGATCGCGCGGGGCTCCTGCTTCGCGGCAGTCGTGTAGTATTGAATCGCCTTCACATAGTCCTGCTTGAGATACGAGAGCCAGCCAGCCCTCACAGACGCCAGGTAGGTTTCTCCTCCGGCATTTTTAAAAGCCATCACACTGTCCAGCGCAGCGGTGTAATCTTGGTTGGACTCTTCAGTCAGAGACTTCTGCCAGGCTTCCGAAATGGCGGCCAGTTTATCGGCGGCACTTGCAGCGCTGACGCAGGCAAAGGCGAGGATGAGAATGCATGTTTTCATGGTGTGTGTTGGTAGTGGGCTATTCGAGGTCGCCGTTTGGCAGGGTGGGGGTGAAATCAGTCTGGGTGTAAACCACTTCGCGATCCTGAAACCGCGCAGTGAGATGGGTCAGCCCGCGGATGGGCTCCAGCGTGAATTCGATCTCGCGTGGCAGGTCCTCACCACCTTCGCCCAGTGTCGTCACGAACTGCAGCCTCTGCGGCGTGGGATGCAGCGCATGGCGTGTGTTTACGCGCACGCCCGCATGTCCCAGGTAAGGAGCAAGCACGCCCGCCAATGCCCGGCCGTGCTGCTTTGACTGCAAAGAGACACAATCCTCCCAGTTCATGCCGCTCTGATAAGCGAATGGCACGGTGGGCATGGCGAGCGAGATTAATGACAGCAGCGACGAATGTCCGCCGGGACTGCTTTGAGTGATTTGCAGCGCATGCAGGCCGAGCACAGCCGTCAGGCTTTCTTTTCCACTGCGCAGCAGGTAACGGCCGGACTCGTCTAGCGTAGTTGCGAGGGTTTCATGCGAGACCTCCCCTCCGCTGCTGACACGATACGTGGCCGCTCCGGGTGCGAGGTGGGCCAGCGTGCCCAGCACGGTGGTGGAAACTGTGGCTGGAGCAATTCGGGCTCCCACTTTGGGCACACCGGCAAAGTTCCAGCGCACTCCATCGGCGCTGCGTATGAAGAAGTTCGTCAGGCAGAAGGGCGCTGTGGGCGCGCCGGTTTCCGTCGTGACCTGGTTGTGCAGGTGGATGTGTGGCACCGGGCTGCGGCCGGAGTTTCCGCAGTAGCCCAGCAGCTCTCCAGCACCAACCCGCTGACCGGTCTTCACCAGGATGCCGTTCTTCATGAAGTGCGCCAGTTTCACGATGCCGCCGTAGTCCAGGCGCAGAATCAGGTGATTGCCCCAGTTGCTGGCAAAGTTGCAACCTCCGGGCGCATTGTCTGCCACACCATCCACCACGCGGAGGATCTCACCGGCACCAGGCGCACGCACTTCCAGCCCCTGCGTGTAATAGCGGCTCAGGTCGTCATCACAGCCAGGAGGGCAGGCGTTGCCACTGGCGTCATGCACTTCAAAATCCAGCGCATGCTTCCACTCACCGCGGTGGCTCAGCTTGTCGTCAAATCCCTGCGTCACCGTCACCTCGCGCGCCGTGGGCAGCAGCACATGCGTCTCATGACGGTGGGGAAAGCGCGCATTCGCCAGCGCCAGTGCGGCGGCTGCCGCTTCCGGATTGTCAAACACACCCGCCGTCGGCAGCAGCGAGCCCGGCTTCTCACGCAGTCGCAGGCAGCACAGCAGACTCCAGATGGTCAACAGGTAGGGAAGCGGCAGGTACTCCCAGCCCGAGCCGCGCAGAAAATGCTGCACCGCCGCCACATGCAGCGCTGCCACGCCGCCGGCCACAAAAGCCAGCGCCAGACTGCTCCAAGATGGCACAAAGTACACCGCCCCCAGAGCCATGCCTGCAAGCAGGTAATTGTGCCCCGCAAACCAGCCCAGCCAGT is drawn from Prosthecobacter vanneervenii and contains these coding sequences:
- a CDS encoding tetratricopeptide repeat protein; protein product: MKTCILILAFACVSAASAADKLAAISEAWQKSLTEESNQDYTAALDSVMAFKNAGGETYLASVRAGWLSYLKQDYVKAIQYYTTAAKQEPRAITPHLGMMNVYQAQIKPEDVLREAREVLKIDQFHRSTLLIAGEILFNQQEYRKAEVYFERAYKLMPEEPIGMSWFGWSQINQGQAKLAAPVFEKLMEINPQGYLVRDGFAITHPGQMPPPGQR
- a CDS encoding urea transporter, which encodes MNSEAPSTLPVMAILEGPTTRVSSLKQRTAALGRVLRPYLKTCAAPLQEAARAASSIFLCGSWKTGALLCAALLFMPRYFVFAMSACVLGGFIAKLMQLPTAMRKDGTLLYNVFLSALAVAWITRGSTLGLAAVWGMLGVVTVYTLLLSAALWHWFPLRAGLPPLSVAFVVSFGTLLTFFPHWAASTTLLDMGLPEEPALPFVATAFLRSMGTILFLPNVWAGLAVTLAVLMWSRVAMINAIVGYAGGILIVKLLEGCGLHWLGWFAGHNYLLAGMALGAVYFVPSWSSLALAFVAGGVAALHVAAVQHFLRGSGWEYLPLPYLLTIWSLLCCLRLREKPGSLLPTAGVFDNPEAAAAALALANARFPHRHETHVLLPTAREVTVTQGFDDKLSHRGEWKHALDFEVHDASGNACPPGCDDDLSRYYTQGLEVRAPGAGEILRVVDGVADNAPGGCNFASNWGNHLILRLDYGGIVKLAHFMKNGILVKTGQRVGAGELLGYCGNSGRSPVPHIHLHNQVTTETGAPTAPFCLTNFFIRSADGVRWNFAGVPKVGARIAPATVSTTVLGTLAHLAPGAATYRVSSGGEVSHETLATTLDESGRYLLRSGKESLTAVLGLHALQITQSSPGGHSSLLSLISLAMPTVPFAYQSGMNWEDCVSLQSKQHGRALAGVLAPYLGHAGVRVNTRHALHPTPQRLQFVTTLGEGGEDLPREIEFTLEPIRGLTHLTARFQDREVVYTQTDFTPTLPNGDLE